Proteins encoded within one genomic window of Alteribacter populi:
- a CDS encoding MetQ/NlpA family ABC transporter substrate-binding protein, which yields MEKRQGLLSVITLLFILLTACNESSSAGDAPEEKEIVFGATVPYTEMLEWAVKPSLEEKGYDVTVMEFSDYVQPNNALDEGSLDANLFQHEVYLTAFSEEANLDLSLVIPVPTAPIGIYSNKYESLTDIEDGSSVGIANDPTNLSRGLTVLRDAGLIEISDDADPIRASTADITDNPKNLQFHEIEAGQLPRSLESLDLAAVNGNFAIAAGMDLTKALALDNLPPEIQNQVVVNTEDLDEQFVNDIKEVIRSGEFEKVIDNDFQGFKKPGWMAEE from the coding sequence ATGGAAAAAAGACAAGGTTTATTGTCTGTGATAACTTTGTTGTTCATTTTATTGACTGCTTGTAATGAAAGTAGTTCTGCAGGGGATGCACCTGAGGAAAAAGAAATTGTCTTTGGAGCAACCGTTCCGTATACTGAGATGCTGGAATGGGCGGTGAAGCCATCTCTTGAGGAAAAAGGATACGATGTCACTGTTATGGAATTTAGTGATTACGTCCAACCGAACAATGCCTTAGATGAAGGCTCACTAGATGCAAATCTCTTTCAACATGAAGTATACTTAACGGCTTTTTCTGAAGAAGCGAATCTTGATTTATCATTAGTAATTCCAGTGCCTACTGCTCCCATTGGTATTTATTCAAATAAATATGAATCATTAACTGATATTGAAGACGGCAGTTCAGTTGGGATTGCAAATGATCCAACGAATCTTTCACGTGGTTTAACGGTTTTGAGGGACGCGGGTTTAATTGAAATTAGTGATGATGCCGATCCTATACGAGCTTCTACTGCTGATATTACCGATAATCCAAAAAATCTTCAATTCCATGAAATTGAGGCAGGGCAGTTACCACGTTCCCTTGAATCTTTGGACTTGGCAGCAGTAAATGGAAATTTTGCGATTGCTGCTGGTATGGATTTGACTAAGGCTCTTGCATTAGATAATTTGCCCCCTGAAATTCAAAATCAGGTTGTCGTAAATACAGAAGATCTAGACGAACAATTTGTAAACGATATTAAAGAAGTAATCCGGTCAGGAGAATTTGAGAAAGTGATCGATAATGACTTTCAAGGTTTCAAAAAGCCAGGCTGGATGGCTGAAGAGTAA
- a CDS encoding Ger(x)C family spore germination protein, whose translation MKRSVLLSLILLIILTGCWDSRLLRDITIVKSAGIDLLEDGTFQSTVASPIPDVHEADERTQIITGTGNTILDARMSIDNQTAERVDIAKLHVLILGEELVRKRIYPALDIIFRDPRSSLGSKVAVFDGKAGELISRRLEDKPRKSDFLADLLETAENSSIVETLNVQLICPILFDPGEDIVLPYLSMGEDDQPYLKGTALFNGETMAGTLDTSDSTMLMLMKGEMGPNVLLTEQVYDNQDMDVQNYVTIKVKESVPTLDLEVKSSSKSVNAKFNHVLKVEVIEFPHDQMQSEEVIVDLNEKLSKQLTNKAETIFSKLQETNCDALGIGRKLFGFHHPYWEEVNWQDEYPNITFTSDVNVEIIHHGIIN comes from the coding sequence ATGAAAAGGTCCGTTCTTCTTAGTTTAATCTTATTAATCATTCTCACAGGCTGTTGGGATAGCAGACTCCTTCGAGATATTACCATTGTAAAATCTGCAGGCATCGACCTTTTAGAAGATGGTACCTTCCAATCGACGGTTGCATCTCCCATTCCTGATGTACATGAAGCAGACGAAAGAACCCAGATCATCACAGGTACTGGCAATACTATTCTTGACGCCCGGATGTCGATTGACAACCAAACAGCTGAAAGAGTCGATATCGCAAAACTCCATGTTTTAATACTAGGAGAAGAGTTAGTTCGAAAACGTATTTATCCCGCACTTGATATTATATTCCGTGATCCTCGGTCTTCGTTGGGGTCTAAGGTTGCTGTTTTTGATGGTAAAGCTGGGGAGTTAATTTCAAGGAGGCTAGAGGACAAACCAAGAAAAAGTGATTTTCTCGCCGACCTTTTAGAAACAGCAGAAAATAGCAGTATTGTAGAAACACTGAATGTTCAACTCATCTGCCCAATCTTATTTGACCCAGGTGAAGACATTGTCCTACCCTACTTGTCTATGGGTGAAGATGATCAACCTTATTTAAAAGGGACAGCGTTATTTAATGGTGAAACAATGGCAGGAACGCTTGATACCTCTGATTCCACAATGTTGATGCTCATGAAAGGGGAAATGGGTCCTAATGTATTATTAACAGAACAAGTATATGACAACCAAGACATGGATGTACAAAATTATGTAACAATCAAAGTTAAAGAATCGGTCCCTACCCTAGACTTAGAGGTTAAATCAAGTTCCAAAAGTGTAAATGCCAAATTCAATCATGTGTTAAAAGTTGAAGTTATAGAATTTCCCCATGATCAAATGCAAAGTGAGGAGGTCATTGTCGATTTAAACGAAAAATTAAGCAAGCAATTGACAAACAAGGCAGAGACTATTTTTTCTAAACTTCAGGAAACCAACTGTGACGCATTAGGAATTGGCCGAAAATTATTCGGCTTTCACCACCCTTATTGGGAAGAAGTTAATTGGCAAGATGAATACCCAAACATCACCTTTACCTCAGATGTAAACGTTGAAATCATCCATCACGGGATTATTAACTAA
- a CDS encoding GerAB/ArcD/ProY family transporter — protein sequence MNDNLKITKGQLFFFIVQTQIGIGILGLPFNVFEEAQWDGWMSVLISGLAIQVVIFITYGLASRFPDELFFQYIHKLVGRFFGKVITLIYTFYFTAVCILILVLYDQMIDIWLFPNTPNWVIMLLLITAALYLTREKLHIITRFYVFVSILLVLVIIILLISLTTINPLYILPIGYNGIPAILKGVLAAMQAMIGYGVFLYIFPYVAFKKKTEVLLTVTYANILVTGIYTFTVAITFMFFSPQEIKLVPQPLLYMLKTFTSPIVDRLDLLFLAIWIVSVTTSLMTYLYLASLSSAQLLKGVPRKKLVTFLAFFVYFIALGPENDLTIQNLADGVDNANLIATILIPFILYLIAIFRGKPNKGAVSNEKVRSS from the coding sequence ATGAATGACAACTTAAAAATTACGAAAGGCCAGCTTTTCTTTTTTATCGTTCAAACACAAATTGGGATAGGTATACTCGGTCTTCCCTTTAATGTATTTGAAGAAGCCCAGTGGGACGGCTGGATGAGTGTTTTAATCTCCGGCTTAGCCATTCAAGTTGTCATCTTTATCACCTATGGGTTAGCATCTCGTTTTCCTGATGAATTGTTCTTTCAATATATCCATAAATTAGTTGGACGTTTCTTCGGAAAAGTCATTACACTCATTTACACTTTTTATTTTACAGCTGTTTGTATACTGATTTTAGTTCTTTACGACCAAATGATAGACATCTGGCTTTTTCCAAATACTCCTAACTGGGTGATTATGCTTTTACTCATTACCGCGGCACTATACCTAACTCGTGAAAAGTTACACATTATCACTCGCTTTTATGTTTTCGTGAGTATTCTCTTAGTACTCGTCATAATCATCCTGCTTATTTCATTAACCACTATTAATCCGTTGTATATTTTACCGATTGGTTATAATGGTATACCCGCCATCCTAAAAGGGGTGCTGGCCGCGATGCAAGCTATGATTGGATATGGTGTATTTCTCTATATCTTTCCTTATGTAGCATTCAAAAAGAAAACCGAAGTGTTACTGACCGTAACTTATGCCAATATCCTTGTAACGGGCATTTACACATTCACAGTAGCGATTACCTTTATGTTTTTTAGTCCACAGGAAATAAAGCTCGTACCGCAACCGCTTTTATATATGTTAAAAACCTTCACTTCCCCTATTGTGGACAGGCTGGACTTGTTGTTTTTAGCGATCTGGATTGTAAGTGTAACCACCTCTCTTATGACCTATTTATATTTAGCATCTTTATCGTCAGCCCAATTACTGAAAGGCGTGCCCAGAAAAAAACTTGTAACGTTTCTCGCTTTTTTCGTCTATTTTATTGCACTTGGTCCTGAAAATGACTTAACGATTCAAAACCTTGCAGATGGAGTGGATAACGCAAATCTTATCGCTACAATATTAATTCCGTTCATTCTCTATTTGATTGCAATATTTAGGGGTAAACCGAACAAAGGAGCAGTCTCAAATGAAAAGGTCCGTTCTTCTTAG
- a CDS encoding YybH family protein, whose translation MGYRKALQDYIDATNTHNFNNVKSVIEPGAVYWFTDKTCTSLAEIKHYFETAWDTIHEEVYTASDVRWVTIDDHSATCTYTYKYEGFYKGEFVTGSGRATNVFKTNENGEWKLIHEHLSNNSVKK comes from the coding sequence ATGGGTTATAGAAAAGCACTTCAAGATTACATCGATGCTACAAATACACATAATTTTAACAATGTTAAAAGTGTGATCGAGCCAGGTGCTGTGTATTGGTTTACAGATAAAACATGCACATCACTAGCAGAAATAAAACACTACTTTGAAACTGCTTGGGATACTATTCATGAGGAAGTTTATACTGCTAGTGATGTGAGATGGGTGACAATTGATGATCATTCTGCGACTTGTACATACACTTATAAATATGAGGGGTTTTATAAAGGAGAATTTGTTACAGGAAGCGGCAGAGCAACTAATGTTTTCAAAACAAATGAAAATGGAGAATGGAAATTGATTCATGAGCATTTGAGTAACAATTCAGTAAAAAAATAG
- a CDS encoding VOC family protein, with amino-acid sequence MIKGLFEAHLPVKDLENSIHFYEKVGLKFALRSGNTAFFWIKEGESWLGLWEGKEYETPYHPSLKHIAFHVSYEDLKKSVSWLEARGVPVVSFGSRTSVAPFVRPYQGNASVYFEDPDGNSLELMCHVEVPEKLKTITDKLSLKDWEKLLMKNE; translated from the coding sequence ATGATTAAAGGCTTGTTTGAAGCACATTTACCAGTGAAAGATTTAGAAAATTCCATTCATTTTTACGAAAAGGTAGGCTTGAAATTTGCTTTGAGGAGCGGGAATACTGCTTTTTTCTGGATCAAAGAAGGTGAAAGCTGGCTGGGACTTTGGGAAGGAAAAGAATATGAGACCCCTTATCATCCGTCGCTAAAGCACATCGCTTTCCATGTATCCTATGAGGATTTAAAAAAGTCCGTATCGTGGTTAGAGGCAAGAGGAGTGCCGGTTGTTTCATTTGGTAGCCGAACATCGGTTGCACCGTTTGTCAGACCGTACCAAGGAAATGCATCAGTGTATTTCGAAGATCCAGATGGCAATAGCTTGGAGTTGATGTGTCATGTGGAGGTTCCAGAAAAATTAAAAACGATCACGGATAAACTGAGTTTAAAGGATTGGGAGAAGCTCTTAATGAAGAATGAATAA
- a CDS encoding acyl-CoA dehydrogenase family protein has translation MTVSYKRRYLEKAERLTENFRLRADEYDQRGMFPFENFEELKEEDFLSLTIPKKFGGAGLNLVEFLEIQVKLSQGDAPTALSLGWHLGVILEAAEKENWQGDSFFTLCKKIVNQQVLINQAATERATGSPSRGGLPTTVAVKERNCWIINGTKSFTSMAVALDYSVVTARIEGTEKKGTFLIDHSLPGVEVEETWDSIAMRGTKSDDLVLNDVFIDEQALLFEHKANPLPEAWYLQIPAVYLGIATSARDYAIEFAGEFTPTTLPSPIKDTPEIQRKVGEIELELFKARELLFGVARKWMDQPEQRKNMRSDLAAVKHIVTNSANNVVDLAMRIVGARSLSQTNPLQRHFRDVRAGLHNPPSDDIIISSLGKQAFKAR, from the coding sequence GTGACAGTGTCATATAAAAGGCGCTATTTAGAAAAGGCAGAGAGATTAACTGAAAATTTTCGCCTGAGAGCGGATGAATATGACCAAAGAGGCATGTTTCCTTTTGAAAATTTTGAGGAGCTCAAAGAAGAAGACTTCCTTTCGCTTACGATTCCTAAAAAATTTGGTGGAGCAGGACTTAACTTAGTTGAATTTCTTGAGATTCAAGTAAAGCTATCTCAAGGAGATGCCCCAACCGCTTTATCTCTCGGCTGGCACTTAGGTGTTATTTTAGAAGCAGCAGAAAAAGAAAATTGGCAGGGAGATTCTTTTTTTACGTTATGCAAAAAGATCGTGAATCAACAAGTTTTAATTAACCAGGCAGCAACAGAACGAGCGACAGGCAGCCCTTCCCGAGGAGGGCTGCCAACAACGGTAGCAGTTAAGGAGAGGAACTGCTGGATCATTAATGGTACTAAATCCTTTACTTCCATGGCTGTCGCTCTTGACTATTCTGTGGTAACTGCTCGAATTGAAGGGACAGAAAAAAAGGGAACGTTCTTAATCGACCATTCACTTCCTGGGGTTGAAGTAGAAGAAACATGGGATAGTATCGCGATGCGAGGAACGAAGAGTGACGATTTAGTTTTAAATGATGTTTTCATTGATGAGCAAGCACTGTTGTTTGAACATAAAGCAAACCCGTTACCCGAAGCATGGTATTTACAAATACCAGCGGTGTATCTTGGTATTGCGACTTCGGCTAGAGATTATGCTATTGAGTTTGCGGGTGAATTTACGCCAACAACACTTCCAAGTCCTATCAAAGATACTCCGGAAATCCAAAGAAAAGTAGGTGAAATCGAGTTGGAGCTGTTTAAGGCAAGGGAGTTACTGTTTGGAGTGGCAAGAAAGTGGATGGATCAACCTGAACAAAGAAAAAATATGCGCTCAGATCTAGCAGCAGTTAAACATATCGTCACGAATAGTGCAAATAACGTCGTTGACTTGGCGATGCGAATTGTAGGCGCAAGGAGTTTGTCCCAAACGAATCCTCTACAACGACATTTTAGAGATGTAAGAGCGGGATTACATAACCCTCCCTCAGATGACATCATCATTTCTTCGCTTGGCAAACAAGCGTTTAAAGCAAGATAA
- a CDS encoding flavin monoamine oxidase family protein, which yields MRGRKKRIVSQKNADRPSIDEQIDILKEGLPKPAAPKRILILGAGMAGLVAAYLLKQAGHTVVIIEGNNRVGGRIYTIRDRFTKGNYFDAGAMRIPNYHLLTLELAQKFGLSLNPFISSTDNDLIYVNGQLVRRYQYENNPSLLRYPLAGYEIGKTEIELLESALQPFIDLYENASIEEQERLVEQFDRYSMGTFLRENPLGRPLSAEAIHMIQVLLGIEGFPEGSFIDTYLNIISTIFEEDVEFLEIEGGNDQLPKSFLSLLDEDIYLDQTVERIIQYPDHVDVVTKSGDGKEYEFSGDMVITTIPFTAFQFIEVEPRDSLSYLKWKVIQTLHYVPSVKIGLEFKEKFWEKDGMRGGNLTTDLPIQFLYYPSHDIGKPGPGVLHASYSWGDNARLWESRTEEERIRQTLNYLSAIHGEEVLDLYLGGATFSWDHNPFSAGCFAMYVPYQAANYPEIIKRPEGLMHFAGEHTSELHGWIEGAVESGIRAALEVNERVL from the coding sequence ATGAGAGGGAGAAAAAAGAGGATTGTATCTCAAAAAAATGCTGACAGACCCTCAATTGATGAACAGATAGACATTTTAAAGGAAGGCCTGCCAAAGCCGGCCGCTCCTAAAAGAATCCTAATATTAGGTGCAGGGATGGCAGGGCTTGTCGCGGCGTATTTACTAAAACAAGCAGGTCATACTGTAGTCATTATTGAAGGGAATAATAGGGTCGGTGGACGTATATATACGATTCGTGATCGATTTACGAAAGGGAATTATTTTGATGCAGGAGCCATGCGTATTCCAAACTACCACCTTTTAACTTTGGAACTTGCTCAGAAGTTTGGCTTGTCATTAAATCCATTTATTAGTAGTACGGACAATGACTTGATTTATGTAAACGGCCAACTTGTTAGAAGATATCAATATGAAAATAACCCAAGTCTTTTAAGGTATCCCTTAGCCGGATATGAAATCGGAAAAACAGAGATCGAACTGCTTGAGTCTGCCCTACAACCGTTTATCGACCTGTACGAAAATGCTTCAATAGAAGAGCAGGAGCGGCTTGTTGAACAATTTGATAGGTATTCTATGGGTACATTTCTTAGAGAAAATCCACTAGGTCGTCCATTATCCGCTGAAGCGATTCATATGATCCAAGTTTTGTTAGGTATTGAAGGATTTCCTGAAGGTTCGTTTATTGATACTTATCTAAACATCATTAGTACCATTTTTGAAGAAGATGTGGAATTCCTTGAAATAGAAGGTGGGAATGATCAATTGCCCAAGTCTTTTTTGTCCCTGTTGGATGAAGATATCTACCTTGACCAAACGGTGGAGCGAATCATCCAATACCCTGATCATGTCGATGTCGTTACAAAAAGTGGAGATGGTAAAGAGTACGAGTTTTCGGGAGATATGGTCATTACGACAATTCCATTTACGGCTTTTCAATTTATCGAAGTGGAGCCTCGTGACTCTTTATCTTATTTAAAATGGAAAGTGATTCAAACCCTCCACTATGTCCCTTCAGTAAAGATTGGACTTGAGTTTAAGGAGAAGTTTTGGGAGAAGGATGGGATGCGTGGAGGAAACCTGACGACCGATCTTCCCATTCAGTTTCTTTACTATCCTAGTCATGATATTGGTAAACCAGGACCAGGAGTTCTCCATGCCAGCTACAGTTGGGGAGATAACGCCAGACTGTGGGAATCTCGAACAGAAGAAGAGAGGATTAGGCAGACACTGAACTATTTATCCGCTATTCATGGAGAAGAAGTATTAGACCTCTATTTGGGCGGTGCAACGTTTAGTTGGGACCATAACCCCTTTTCTGCAGGGTGCTTTGCAATGTATGTTCCTTATCAGGCAGCTAATTATCCTGAAATTATAAAGAGGCCTGAGGGATTAATGCATTTTGCCGGGGAACACACATCAGAACTTCATGGCTGGATTGAAGGAGCTGTAGAGTCAGGAATCCGAGCAGCTTTGGAAGTGAATGAGAGAGTCTTATAA
- a CDS encoding LLM class flavin-dependent oxidoreductase, giving the protein MPKQIILNAFEMTSAMHNSHGLWKHRKSKRHRQYKDIHYWIELARLLEKGKFDAVFFAEVLGIYDTYRQSQEPSIKDGLQVPANDASYIVPAMASVTEHLSFAITVSTTYEQPFGNARRFSTLDHLTNGRIGWNVVTSYLPNAARNYGLTDMIKHDQRYNIADEFLDVSYKLWESSWEDGAVVEDVENKTLVEPSKVHEINHEGEFFNVTGPHLSEPSVQRTPVIYQAGTSEKGREFAAKHAECVFVGGPTAEKIRYYAEDIKQRARAHGRNPDHIKIFSFLNVVVAKTSEEAEKKFKEYADLWSEDAAKAQFAGASGYDLEEYEKLNAELPFDFKKTEHAHYKAATVDRDAQNKPNIGEVLGRFTSIDRETYIVGNPAEVADGIQYQFEASGVDGFNLNHLVTPADLEDFIDLVIPELQARGLYKKEYKQGTLRKKLFDQGSLLPEDHPGYLYKKPERHLLKK; this is encoded by the coding sequence ATGCCAAAACAAATCATTTTAAATGCATTCGAGATGACAAGCGCGATGCACAATTCTCATGGTTTATGGAAGCATCGAAAAAGTAAAAGACACCGTCAGTATAAAGACATTCATTATTGGATCGAATTGGCTAGGTTATTGGAAAAAGGGAAGTTTGATGCGGTCTTTTTTGCAGAAGTATTAGGAATTTATGATACGTATCGGCAAAGTCAGGAGCCTTCGATTAAAGATGGTTTACAGGTACCTGCCAATGATGCTTCTTATATAGTTCCAGCAATGGCAAGTGTGACCGAGCATTTATCGTTTGCAATTACAGTTAGTACGACATATGAACAGCCATTTGGGAATGCGAGGCGTTTTTCCACATTAGATCATTTAACGAACGGACGCATCGGCTGGAATGTTGTGACATCCTATTTACCAAACGCTGCGAGAAACTACGGGTTAACGGATATGATTAAGCATGATCAGCGCTACAATATCGCAGATGAGTTTTTAGATGTCTCTTATAAATTATGGGAATCAAGTTGGGAGGACGGCGCAGTCGTTGAAGATGTTGAAAATAAAACGTTGGTTGAGCCATCTAAAGTCCATGAAATCAACCACGAAGGAGAATTCTTTAACGTAACCGGCCCGCATTTAAGTGAACCTTCTGTGCAGCGAACACCTGTTATTTATCAAGCTGGAACGTCTGAAAAAGGAAGAGAATTTGCAGCTAAGCATGCTGAGTGTGTATTTGTCGGTGGACCGACTGCTGAAAAAATAAGGTATTACGCGGAAGATATTAAACAGCGTGCTCGGGCTCACGGACGTAATCCAGACCACATTAAAATCTTTTCGTTTTTAAATGTGGTGGTGGCGAAAACATCAGAAGAAGCCGAGAAGAAATTTAAAGAGTACGCCGACCTTTGGAGTGAGGACGCAGCCAAAGCGCAGTTCGCGGGTGCAAGTGGGTATGACTTGGAAGAATATGAAAAACTGAACGCGGAGCTTCCTTTTGATTTTAAGAAGACCGAACATGCCCATTATAAGGCGGCGACTGTTGACAGAGATGCGCAAAACAAACCTAATATTGGTGAGGTGTTAGGCCGCTTTACTAGCATCGATCGAGAAACTTATATAGTCGGGAATCCGGCGGAAGTTGCTGATGGGATACAGTACCAGTTTGAAGCTTCAGGAGTTGATGGATTCAACCTTAATCACCTAGTCACACCCGCTGACTTAGAGGATTTCATTGACTTGGTGATCCCGGAGCTTCAGGCGAGAGGCCTTTATAAAAAAGAATATAAACAAGGAACGCTCAGGAAAAAACTGTTTGATCAAGGAAGTCTACTTCCCGAAGATCATCCTGGATATTTATATAAAAAGCCGGAACGCCATCTTCTAAAAAAATAA
- the thrS gene encoding threonine--tRNA ligase gives MNEKRMNVQFPDGQKKDYPKGITIEEIAASISSSLKKSAVAGKINGDLVDLRQPLCQDCDLTILTLDSEEGLEILRHSTAHILAQAVKRLYKNVQLGIGPGIENGFYYDIKLPDNLNVEELHDIEKEMANIIKENLAIKRIETTYEEAAVLFEKRNEPLKLELLKDISKDKKITLYEQGEFIDLCRGPHLPSTGLIKSFKLSRVSGAYWRGDSENQVLQRVYGYAFKKEKELNEHLEFLEKAAKRDHRKLGKELGLFMFSEEAPGMPFYLPKGQIVRTELENFLRELQNLADYTEVRTPLLMNQRMWEQSGHWDYYKENMYFSEVDKTNFALKPMNCPGHMLIYKDYLHSYRDLPIRMAEFGQVHRHEFSGALNGMVRVRTFCQDDAHIFVREDQIESEIIHVFKLIDRVYRTFNFDYTVELSTRPEDSLGNDEMWNVSEKALQNVLEDLEINYQLNEGDGAFYGPKIDFHIKDALNRNHQCATIQLDFQMPEKFDLTYVNENNEKVRPVVIHRAIFGSIDRFFGILIEHFAGAFPVWLAPVHVEIIPVASVHLDYALKVQSELMTHGIRVKVDDRNEKLGYKIRESQMQKVPYILVLGDNEINESSVNVRQYGAKKSERMPIEEFKRKIVQQINERER, from the coding sequence ATGAATGAAAAACGAATGAACGTTCAATTTCCGGATGGTCAAAAGAAGGATTATCCAAAAGGCATTACAATAGAAGAAATCGCTGCATCGATTAGTTCAAGTTTGAAAAAGAGTGCAGTTGCAGGAAAAATAAACGGAGACCTAGTGGATTTACGTCAACCTTTATGTCAAGATTGCGACCTCACAATTTTAACGCTAGATTCTGAGGAGGGTCTAGAGATCCTCAGACACTCCACAGCTCATATTTTGGCGCAAGCGGTTAAACGATTGTACAAAAATGTCCAATTGGGGATTGGTCCGGGAATTGAAAACGGATTTTATTATGACATCAAACTTCCCGACAACCTTAATGTTGAGGAATTACATGATATCGAAAAAGAAATGGCAAACATCATCAAAGAAAATTTAGCCATCAAGAGAATCGAGACGACTTATGAAGAGGCTGCTGTACTTTTTGAGAAAAGAAATGAGCCCTTAAAGCTTGAATTATTAAAAGACATCTCTAAAGATAAAAAAATCACTCTTTATGAGCAAGGAGAGTTCATTGATCTTTGCCGCGGTCCGCATCTCCCATCAACTGGTTTGATAAAATCGTTCAAGCTGTCTCGTGTATCAGGCGCTTATTGGCGCGGTGACAGTGAGAACCAAGTCCTTCAACGAGTATATGGTTATGCATTTAAGAAGGAAAAAGAGCTGAACGAACATCTTGAATTTTTAGAGAAAGCCGCAAAACGAGATCATCGTAAATTAGGTAAAGAGTTAGGATTGTTTATGTTCTCGGAAGAAGCACCAGGAATGCCTTTTTATTTACCTAAAGGACAGATTGTCAGAACGGAATTAGAAAACTTCTTGCGTGAGCTTCAAAACTTAGCCGATTACACAGAGGTTCGTACACCGCTGCTGATGAATCAACGGATGTGGGAGCAATCAGGCCATTGGGACTATTATAAGGAAAACATGTACTTTTCCGAAGTTGACAAAACAAATTTCGCGTTGAAACCTATGAACTGCCCGGGACACATGCTTATATATAAGGACTATCTACACTCATATCGCGACCTCCCTATCCGTATGGCAGAATTTGGCCAGGTTCATCGCCATGAATTCAGCGGTGCGTTAAACGGAATGGTCCGTGTTCGTACGTTTTGTCAAGATGATGCCCACATTTTCGTACGAGAAGATCAAATCGAAAGTGAAATTATACATGTGTTTAAACTTATAGATAGAGTTTATCGTACGTTTAACTTTGACTACACAGTGGAGCTTTCCACACGTCCTGAAGATTCATTAGGTAATGACGAGATGTGGAACGTTTCAGAAAAAGCCCTACAAAACGTACTGGAAGATTTAGAAATAAATTATCAGTTAAACGAAGGCGATGGTGCATTTTATGGCCCGAAGATTGATTTTCATATTAAAGACGCGCTAAACCGAAATCATCAATGCGCAACTATTCAACTCGATTTTCAAATGCCTGAGAAATTTGATTTAACATATGTAAATGAAAACAACGAAAAAGTACGGCCCGTTGTCATCCATCGCGCCATCTTCGGATCCATTGATCGCTTCTTCGGAATTCTTATCGAACACTTTGCTGGTGCTTTTCCAGTATGGTTAGCTCCGGTACATGTAGAGATTATTCCTGTTGCAAGTGTTCATTTAGATTATGCATTAAAGGTACAGTCAGAGTTAATGACGCACGGCATTCGAGTAAAAGTTGATGATAGAAATGAAAAGTTGGGCTATAAAATAAGAGAATCTCAAATGCAAAAAGTTCCTTACATTTTGGTCCTAGGTGACAACGAAATAAATGAAAGCAGTGTCAATGTTCGCCAATATGGGGCTAAAAAATCTGAGCGCATGCCTATCGAAGAGTTTAAAAGGAAAATTGTCCAACAAATAAATGAGCGAGAACGCTAA